One stretch of Candidatus Micrarchaeia archaeon DNA includes these proteins:
- a CDS encoding 4Fe-4S dicluster domain-containing protein, which yields MITIDHAGCVICVGCASVCPFGAVELIGTRIKTYPEKCTDCGLCIKACPANVITLHKGVKDVKDLPAEARKKL from the coding sequence ATGATAACCATTGACCATGCTGGCTGCGTGATTTGCGTCGGATGCGCTTCTGTGTGCCCGTTCGGGGCCGTCGAGCTCATCGGAACGAGAATCAAGACTTACCCGGAAAAATGCACTGACTGCGGGCTGTGTATAAAGGCGTGCCCTGCGAACGTGATTACTCTCCATAAAGGAGTAAAGGATGTGAAGGACTTGCCTGCCGAGGCGAGGAAGAAACTCTGA
- a CDS encoding NAD(P)/FAD-dependent oxidoreductase, whose translation MAKNGYDYDAIVIGAGPAGSTVARLLAQNGKDVLVIDKRKDVGSPVRCGEGLGEREVVAMGLELPKEVISTPILGAKVVGPNGKEIVWKSKDTHGWVLERKMFDKWLAELAVHEGAEVKVYTRAVDLVKKDGKIDGVRMEKYGKDAYDVSAPLVISAEGMEAHIARKAGFKTVHNLYDVDTCYQYEMQEYEHENLIELYFGNEIAPRGYVWIFPKKDKKANVGIGIGANLAKWKKNSGIMGAGPKILLDDFIANNPKLKDASTLVDFGGVISVGAPLDKFVDDNIMVVGTAAKQVDPIHGGGIALALEAGVMAAKVANEAIEKGDFSKQKLYEYEKMWRADPGKKVEKRLLLRKVLENMSDDDFKHIFNTITYPDLDLVMQGKFAGPVAKVLGGRPQLVGVLRALIS comes from the coding sequence ATGGCTAAGAACGGATACGATTACGACGCGATAGTAATAGGGGCAGGGCCTGCTGGAAGCACAGTTGCTAGATTGCTTGCGCAGAATGGGAAGGACGTGCTTGTGATAGACAAGAGGAAGGATGTAGGAAGCCCGGTGAGATGCGGCGAAGGGCTCGGGGAGCGGGAAGTGGTTGCCATGGGGCTCGAGCTTCCGAAAGAGGTCATTTCAACTCCTATTCTTGGCGCGAAAGTTGTGGGGCCCAACGGAAAGGAAATCGTCTGGAAAAGCAAGGACACCCATGGGTGGGTGCTGGAGAGGAAGATGTTCGACAAATGGCTCGCGGAACTTGCGGTGCACGAGGGAGCCGAAGTGAAGGTTTACACTAGGGCAGTGGACCTCGTGAAGAAAGATGGGAAAATAGATGGAGTGAGGATGGAGAAATACGGGAAGGATGCATACGATGTGAGCGCCCCGCTGGTGATAAGCGCGGAAGGGATGGAGGCGCACATCGCAAGGAAAGCGGGATTCAAGACGGTGCATAATTTGTATGATGTTGACACGTGTTATCAATATGAGATGCAGGAGTACGAGCACGAGAACTTGATTGAGCTTTATTTCGGGAACGAGATTGCCCCGCGGGGCTACGTGTGGATATTCCCGAAGAAGGACAAGAAAGCGAATGTGGGAATCGGAATAGGGGCGAATCTCGCGAAGTGGAAGAAGAACAGCGGGATAATGGGCGCAGGGCCGAAAATACTGCTTGACGATTTCATCGCGAATAATCCTAAATTGAAGGACGCGAGCACGCTGGTGGATTTCGGGGGAGTGATAAGCGTCGGGGCTCCCTTGGATAAATTCGTTGATGATAATATTATGGTGGTCGGGACTGCGGCAAAGCAGGTGGACCCCATACACGGGGGCGGAATCGCACTCGCGCTTGAGGCAGGGGTAATGGCTGCGAAGGTTGCGAACGAGGCGATTGAGAAGGGGGATTTCTCGAAGCAGAAGCTGTACGAATACGAGAAGATGTGGAGGGCCGACCCAGGGAAGAAGGTGGAGAAGAGGCTCCTCCTCAGGAAGGTGCTCGAGAACATGAGCGATGATGATTTCAAGCACATATTCAACACCATAACTTACCCTGATTTGGATTTGGTGATGCAGGGAAAGTTCGCAGGGCCGGTCGCGAAGGTGCTTGGGGGAAGGCCGCAGCTCGTGGGCGTGCTCAGGGCGCTGATTTCATAA
- a CDS encoding inositol-3-phosphate synthase, with protein sequence MAGKIKIGIIGAGNCASGFIQGIEYYRQHPEREVVGIMHQDIGGYDVRDIEVVCAFDVDKNKVGKTLDEALYVKPNLVNWVKLPKSGVVVRQGPLYDGLGKYLSKIIEPAKERPAEELEKEIVGEIKRSGAEILVNYLPVGSQKATEFWAEIALKTRVAFINAIPVFIASGLKWEKKFAQAGIPVIGDDMKGMIGATIVHRVLAKLTQDRGAELSRTYQLNVGGNTDFRNMLERERLESKKISKTESVQSQLKRPLPADDIHIGPSDFVPFLGNTKIAFMRLEGKMWADIPYNMEIRLDVDDKANAGGIIADAVRIAKVALEKKVGGALIGPSAYLMKHPPKQMSDSEAKKEMELFFQN encoded by the coding sequence ATGGCAGGGAAGATAAAAATTGGAATTATCGGCGCGGGAAACTGCGCTTCAGGCTTCATACAGGGAATCGAGTATTACAGACAGCATCCTGAGCGCGAAGTGGTCGGGATAATGCATCAGGACATAGGGGGCTACGACGTGCGCGATATCGAAGTGGTGTGCGCTTTTGATGTGGATAAAAATAAGGTGGGGAAAACGCTGGACGAGGCGCTGTACGTGAAGCCCAATTTAGTGAACTGGGTGAAGCTGCCCAAAAGCGGGGTTGTGGTGAGGCAGGGGCCGCTTTACGACGGATTGGGAAAATATCTTTCAAAGATTATTGAGCCGGCGAAGGAAAGGCCTGCGGAGGAACTGGAAAAGGAGATAGTTGGGGAGATAAAGAGGAGCGGGGCTGAAATACTTGTGAATTACCTCCCAGTGGGGAGCCAGAAGGCGACTGAATTTTGGGCAGAAATTGCGCTGAAAACAAGGGTTGCGTTCATAAACGCGATACCTGTGTTCATAGCTTCAGGGCTGAAGTGGGAGAAAAAATTCGCGCAGGCTGGAATCCCGGTAATCGGGGATGACATGAAAGGGATGATTGGCGCCACCATTGTGCACAGGGTGCTTGCGAAGCTCACCCAGGACAGGGGTGCTGAATTGAGCAGGACTTACCAGCTCAATGTGGGCGGGAACACGGATTTCAGGAACATGCTGGAAAGGGAAAGGCTAGAAAGTAAGAAGATTTCAAAAACAGAGAGCGTGCAGAGCCAGCTGAAGCGCCCTTTGCCTGCTGACGACATACACATAGGGCCGTCGGATTTCGTGCCTTTTCTGGGGAACACGAAAATAGCGTTCATGAGACTGGAGGGGAAGATGTGGGCGGATATTCCGTACAATATGGAAATAAGGCTGGATGTGGACGACAAGGCGAATGCCGGAGGAATAATCGCTGATGCGGTGAGGATTGCGAAAGTCGCGCTGGAGAAAAAAGTTGGGGGTGCGCTCATAGGGCCTTCCGCGTATTTGATGAAGCATCCGCCGAAGCAGATGAGCGATTCGGAAGCGAAGAAAGAGATGGAACTGTTTTTTCAGAATTGA